From Algoriphagus sp. NG3, the proteins below share one genomic window:
- a CDS encoding PIN domain-containing protein → MKIKEQTIQLKRKYSLKLPDAIIASTCIVLEIPLVTADRGFIKITELNLILLEMS, encoded by the coding sequence ATGAAGATAAAAGAACAAACGATTCAATTAAAGCGAAAGTATAGTCTAAAATTGCCTGACGCCATAATAGCATCTACATGTATTGTTCTGGAAATACCGTTGGTTACGGCAGATAGAGGCTTTATTAAAATAACAGAACTAAACCTTATTTTACTTGAAATGTCATGA
- a CDS encoding serine hydrolase, whose product MAVAFYNLSDPTDSLLINANEEFHAASTMKVPVMIELFKQQKEGKLNLEDSILLKNEFKSIVDSSLYSMQVTMDSDSVIYSQIGTTIALKDLMYNMITLSSNLATNVLIELVGAKNTTATMRNLGADKIEVLRGVEDTKAYELGMSNTTTAKDLMLIMKAIAENTAGTKENCDEMVAIMKEQEFNSIIPFFLPENVSVAHKTGSITGVHHDAGIVYLPDGRSYVLVLLSKNLSDYDMATEQLAGLSKTIYDYVVGEK is encoded by the coding sequence GTGGCTGTAGCTTTTTATAATTTATCAGATCCAACGGATAGCTTATTGATCAATGCCAATGAAGAGTTTCATGCTGCCAGTACGATGAAAGTGCCAGTGATGATCGAGCTTTTCAAGCAGCAAAAGGAAGGCAAACTTAATCTTGAGGACTCTATTTTGCTAAAGAATGAGTTCAAAAGTATAGTTGATAGCAGTCTTTACAGCATGCAGGTTACCATGGATAGCGACAGCGTGATTTATAGTCAGATCGGTACTACCATCGCGCTAAAAGATCTGATGTATAATATGATCACGCTCAGTAGCAACTTGGCTACCAATGTGCTGATAGAATTGGTAGGGGCAAAAAACACTACTGCCACTATGCGAAACCTTGGTGCGGACAAAATCGAAGTATTGAGAGGAGTAGAGGACACCAAGGCATATGAACTTGGCATGAGCAATACTACTACCGCTAAAGATCTGATGTTGATCATGAAGGCGATTGCCGAAAATACGGCGGGAACCAAAGAGAACTGCGACGAGATGGTTGCTATTATGAAGGAGCAAGAATTCAATTCCATTATTCCGTTTTTTCTTCCTGAAAACGTATCTGTAGCGCACAAAACGGGCTCGATTACCGGTGTTCATCATGACGCCGGGATAGTTTATCTACCGGATGGCCGCTCGTATGTGCTTGTACTGCTTTCCAAGAACCTATCCGACTACGACATGGCGACGGAACAGTTGGCCGGATTGTCCAAGACAATTTATGATTATGTAGTAGGAGAAAAATAA
- a CDS encoding TetR/AcrR family transcriptional regulator, with amino-acid sequence MGSKERISRLKEETRGNILRAAFEIVKEEGWIGLSMRKIADRIEYTAPIIYEYFTNKEAILNELARIGFEDLDEVLEEAQKAHTIPEEQLEAMWMAFWEFGLHNRKIYQIMFGVEMTCCIGMVPESQLPSRRFCPVISKLLSERNRDAGICRQKYFSFFSVIHGLLSINLVGKGLTEEMNNQILKDAIVGIIKTV; translated from the coding sequence ATGGGAAGTAAGGAACGCATATCGAGACTAAAAGAAGAAACCAGAGGCAACATTCTTCGGGCAGCATTTGAGATTGTCAAAGAAGAAGGGTGGATAGGACTCAGTATGCGTAAGATTGCGGACCGGATAGAATACACTGCTCCTATTATCTATGAATATTTTACCAATAAGGAGGCAATTTTAAATGAACTGGCCCGGATTGGATTTGAGGATTTGGATGAAGTATTGGAGGAGGCGCAAAAAGCCCATACTATTCCTGAGGAGCAATTAGAAGCCATGTGGATGGCATTTTGGGAATTTGGACTTCACAATAGAAAAATCTACCAGATTATGTTTGGTGTAGAGATGACCTGTTGTATTGGAATGGTGCCGGAATCCCAGTTGCCGTCCAGGAGATTTTGTCCAGTTATCTCCAAGCTGCTTTCTGAAAGAAACAGGGATGCCGGGATTTGTAGGCAGAAATACTTCAGTTTCTTTTCGGTGATTCACGGGCTGCTATCGATCAACTTGGTAGGTAAGGGCCTTACTGAAGAAATGAATAACCAGATCTTAAAAGATGCTATTGTAGGAATAATTAAAACAGTCTAA
- a CDS encoding efflux RND transporter periplasmic adaptor subunit, producing MKNFILSLGALVLLNACSPAHSTDQAATAPPQLPVYFIQESSAETSLEYPATVEGTVDIELRPQVSGTLERIMVDEGEYVEKGKPVFAINDLPFREALNHAIANLHAAEAAVVQSELEVAKYTPLVEKKVVSEFQLKTLEASRQLALSNLEQAKAQVESAKINLSYTKIQAPVSGYIGRLPKKQGTLVGPSDPSPLTTLSDVHEVHVYFALGETDFIRFTDRYEGETLTEKIKNLPPVTLVLADHSKYSEPGRVDVVDGQFNKNTGTITFRATFPNERGLLRSGNTGRIVITHPHMKAILVPQQSTFEIQDKVFVVVVDDKNQVVRKPIQVSGTSGDNYLVSGGLKAGDRIVHKGFETLQDGAIIAPSNQK from the coding sequence ATGAAAAATTTTATCTTAAGCCTAGGTGCTCTTGTACTGCTGAATGCATGCAGTCCAGCACATTCCACTGATCAGGCAGCCACAGCTCCACCACAATTGCCTGTATATTTTATTCAAGAATCGAGCGCTGAGACTTCCTTGGAATATCCGGCCACCGTGGAAGGAACCGTGGATATTGAACTACGCCCGCAGGTAAGCGGAACACTTGAGCGGATCATGGTGGACGAGGGAGAATATGTGGAAAAGGGAAAACCCGTGTTTGCGATCAATGACCTGCCTTTTCGGGAAGCGCTTAATCACGCCATTGCCAATCTCCATGCTGCAGAAGCTGCAGTGGTGCAAAGCGAGCTCGAAGTGGCGAAGTATACACCTTTGGTGGAGAAAAAGGTAGTTTCCGAGTTTCAACTGAAAACCCTGGAAGCAAGCCGGCAACTTGCCCTATCCAATCTGGAGCAGGCAAAAGCACAGGTAGAGTCCGCCAAAATCAATTTGAGCTATACGAAAATTCAGGCTCCGGTAAGCGGCTATATAGGCAGGTTGCCCAAGAAACAGGGCACGCTTGTCGGTCCGTCAGATCCTAGTCCGTTGACTACACTGTCTGATGTGCATGAAGTGCACGTGTATTTTGCTTTGGGAGAGACAGATTTTATACGATTTACAGACCGGTATGAAGGAGAGACTTTGACGGAGAAAATCAAAAATCTTCCTCCTGTCACATTGGTACTCGCCGATCATAGCAAGTACTCGGAACCGGGAAGAGTGGATGTCGTAGACGGACAGTTTAATAAAAATACGGGTACAATCACCTTCAGAGCCACTTTTCCAAATGAGCGTGGCTTACTCCGATCCGGTAACACGGGTAGGATTGTGATCACCCATCCCCATATGAAGGCTATTCTGGTTCCCCAGCAATCGACCTTTGAAATTCAGGACAAAGTCTTTGTAGTAGTTGTAGATGACAAAAATCAAGTTGTCCGGAAACCAATCCAAGTAAGTGGGACCTCCGGAGATAATTATTTGGTGTCGGGCGGACTGAAAGCAGGTGACAGAATTGTACACAAAGGATTTGAAACGCTTCAGGATGGGGCAATCATCGCTCCGAGTAATCAGAAATAG